ATCCTGGTATTGACCAACTGCTGCCAGTAGGCGGGGTCGGGTGGATTTCTATCATCCGCCGCCCCGGTGGTTCCAAGGGTAAAGATCAGAAGAATTGGAAGCAGAATTCCAAAGGCATTCTGTTTCAATTTCAGCGGAATTGTTGGATTTAAGATCATGAACCGGCCTCCTGGTCGCGGCGATTTGATATGCCGGTTCGATTCTAAGGCTTTGGCTGGAGATTTGCAGCACTGATTCCATGGCGGCGGGGACATTACCAACAAACCCCCGCGAATCGCGCCTTGCAACACGATCCGCGGAGGTCGGGGGTGGGACTCGTTTGACGGACCTAATGGGCGCCGATTCAGGCTGACTCACGTCCGCCGGTCGCGCAGCACACCGCCGGCGCATCACCTTCGAATTGTTCGCATGACGCATTCCAGAAAACCGTCGACTTTTTCTTGCGGCACCAGACTTCCCGTGCATTTCCCGTCGATTCTCCGAAATGACACCGGCTGCACCGTTCGGATGACATCTCTTCAGGCGCGCCGAGGATGGAGCCCGAGAACGAACGGGACTGCCTCTCGGAGGCGACCTGAGGTGTTCTCCGAATGGTGAAGTAAGCGACGAGCGCCAATCCGATCACGCCAATTGTGATCAACTCGAACATCTGTGTCACCTCCCTTCAATAACACGCGGCCAATAATCTGATACGAAGGCGGCAACCGATCGCCCTCGCGCTTCGTGTTATCTATTGCAGGAGAGGTCTCTATTTTTTTCGTAATTTTTGTAAAAGGGAGAGAATTTTCGCACCTGTTACAGCGCAAACAAAAAGAAAGGAGCCTCAATCACCCTGGCCATTCGAGAGGAAACGCGTTAAAATGATTGCGGGTTGGCTGGACCGTTCAGATCGGCCCCCAGTTCAATGCGGTGATTTGCCCAGCACCCTGATCGTGGAGTTTCTGTGACTGGAGGTTGAAAATGCAAGTATCTCAACATGCCAGGGTCTTAAGCATTCTGCTTCCGGCGCTTTCCGGAGACGCCCTCTCGCGGCGGCGAGTTCCTTTCCGCCCTCTCTTTCATGTCTCCATCCTGGCCGCTGCCCTGTCGTGTATCTGCTCATCCGGTTTGGCCGGGGCTGAATGCATCGATTACAGAGACTACATCCATTGGGTCGGTTGTGTGGACACGCCGGGGGATGCCTGGGGCGTGGCCGTCTCGGGATTCTACGCCTATGTCGCGGACGATTATTCCGGGCTCCAGGTCATCGACATCACAAATCCCCAAAGCCCCGAGATCGTGGGCAGTGCGGATACGCCGGGATCCGCCAAGGACGTGACCGTCTCGGGCTTCTACGCCTATGTCGCGGACTATTATTCCGGGCTCCAGGTTATCGACATCAGCGATCCCCAGAGCCCCGAGATCGTGGGCAGCGCTAACACGACGGGATCCGCCAGGGGCGTGGCCGTCTCGGGTGCCCGCGCCTACCTCGCAGGGGGGTCATCCGGACTCCAGGTCATCGACATCAGCGATCCTCAGAGCCCCGAGATCGTGGGCAGTGCGGATACGCCGGGCCGGGCTCAAGATGTCGCCGTTTCAGGCAACTACGCCTACGTCGCGGACGAATGGTTCGGGCTCCAGGTCATCAACATCAGCGATCCCCGGAGCCCCGAGATCGTGGGCAGTCTGGACACGCCGGGGCTTGCTTATGATGTCGCCGTCTCGGGTACCCACGCTTACGTCGCGGACGACATGTCCGGCCTCCAAGTGATTGACATTTCAAATCCCCAAAACCCGCAAATCGTGGGACAGACGAATACACCGGGCGGGGCTTTTGGTGTGGCCGTCTCGGGCACGCAGGCCTACATCGCGGATTTTACCTCCGGTCTCCAGGTGATAGACATCAGCGATCCTCAGAGCCCCAAGATTGTGAGCAGCATCGGCACGGCGGACATGGCCTTTGGCGTTGCTGTCTCGAGTACCTACGCTTTCATTGCGGACTATGATGGGGGGTTCCATGTGATCGACATCTCGAATCCTCAAGTGCCCGAGTTAGTGGGCGGCGCGGATACGCCGGGAGATGCTCAGGGTGTCGTCATCTCGGGAACCCACGCCTACGTCGCGGGCGGTTACTCCGGTTTTCAAGTGATCGATATTACGAATCCCCAGAACCCACAGACCTTGGGCAGCGTGGATACGCCGGATCATGCCCGGAGCGTTGCCATCATGGGCACATGCGCCTATTTAGCGGATGCTTCTTCCGGTCTTCAAGTGATCGACATTACAAATCCCCTGAATCCCCTGATCGTGGGAAGCGCGGATACGCCTGGCTCGGCACTTGACGTCGCTGTTTCGGATACGCACGCCTACATCGCCGATGGGTCCTTCGGTCTGCAGGTGGTTAACATTACAAATCCCCTGAATCCCCTGATCGTGGGCGGCGTGGAAACTCCAGCGATTGCCTATGGCATTGTCATCTCGGGCAATTATGCCTACGTCGCGGCTTACACTTCAGGTCTCCAGGTGATCGATATCACGGACCCAGAAAACCCTCAGATAGTGGGCAGTGTCAACACACCGGGAGTAGCCAGGAGGCTGGCCGTCTCAGGCACTCAAGCCTATGTCGCAGACGATGACTCCGGTCTCTATGTCATCGACATCACGAATCCCTTGAGTCCCGAGATTATGGGCAGCGTGGCCACGCCGGGGGATCCCTACGCCGTGGCCGTTTCGGGCCGTCACGCCTACGTTACGAATGAGTATTCCACTCTTCTGGTGATCGACATCGCAAATCCCCAGAGTCCAGAGATCGTGGGTGGCGCGGCTACACCGGGGGTGGCCTTTGGTGTGGCCGCCTCGGGCGCCTACGTCTTCATTGCGAGCGGTCATTCCGGTCTGCAGATCTTCCCGATTCAGTGCGATCCGGCATCGAATGTTGAAGCAAACCATCAGACTGCATCCAAGATGCACCTGAGGGTTTTTCCCACACCGAGCTCGGGCCAGACGTTTATACATTTTGAAACCTGTAGCAGCGGTCGGATTCAGGCGGATATTTACAGCGTTGCCGGCCGCCGGGTTCGAGAGCTGTCCAACCGGATCTTCAACGCCGGCGATAACAATGGTACCAACCACAACATCTTATGGGATGGCCTTTACGCCGACG
This window of the Candidatus Eisenbacteria bacterium genome carries:
- a CDS encoding T9SS type A sorting domain-containing protein — protein: MQVSQHARVLSILLPALSGDALSRRRVPFRPLFHVSILAAALSCICSSGLAGAECIDYRDYIHWVGCVDTPGDAWGVAVSGFYAYVADDYSGLQVIDITNPQSPEIVGSADTPGSAKDVTVSGFYAYVADYYSGLQVIDISDPQSPEIVGSANTTGSARGVAVSGARAYLAGGSSGLQVIDISDPQSPEIVGSADTPGRAQDVAVSGNYAYVADEWFGLQVINISDPRSPEIVGSLDTPGLAYDVAVSGTHAYVADDMSGLQVIDISNPQNPQIVGQTNTPGGAFGVAVSGTQAYIADFTSGLQVIDISDPQSPKIVSSIGTADMAFGVAVSSTYAFIADYDGGFHVIDISNPQVPELVGGADTPGDAQGVVISGTHAYVAGGYSGFQVIDITNPQNPQTLGSVDTPDHARSVAIMGTCAYLADASSGLQVIDITNPLNPLIVGSADTPGSALDVAVSDTHAYIADGSFGLQVVNITNPLNPLIVGGVETPAIAYGIVISGNYAYVAAYTSGLQVIDITDPENPQIVGSVNTPGVARRLAVSGTQAYVADDDSGLYVIDITNPLSPEIMGSVATPGDPYAVAVSGRHAYVTNEYSTLLVIDIANPQSPEIVGGAATPGVAFGVAASGAYVFIASGHSGLQIFPIQCDPASNVEANHQTASKMHLRVFPTPSSGQTFIHFETCSSGRIQADIYSVAGRRVRELSNRIFNAGDNNGTNHNILWDGLYADGRPVPAGIYLVRVATAQEITTTRFVMIR